A window of the Candidatus Nitrosotalea okcheonensis genome harbors these coding sequences:
- a CDS encoding AbiV family abortive infection protein, which produces MKINFLDGSRKSYENAEELKESANSLYESTNKPVALFLLCTSCEELEKAIFCLLVHFKHLKQEQINSIFRLHQSKIILNKTIFIDKTFGYEKGVYLLDGEMLENIDFEKIIQQNDASWKKYKKERESYLYADLQGAKWHHPKSITDLDYMWNETNQKWHTNRAFYKLVEQNGLNDDFNIVSLIVVPPNPKNENDVSVFIGTGKALP; this is translated from the coding sequence ATGAAAATAAATTTTTTAGATGGTAGTAGAAAATCTTATGAAAATGCAGAAGAATTGAAAGAATCTGCAAATAGTTTGTATGAATCAACAAACAAGCCCGTTGCATTGTTTCTACTATGTACCTCTTGTGAAGAACTAGAAAAGGCGATTTTTTGTCTTTTAGTTCATTTTAAACATTTGAAGCAAGAACAGATTAATTCTATTTTTAGATTACATCAATCAAAGATTATTCTCAATAAAACAATTTTCATCGATAAGACATTTGGATATGAAAAAGGCGTATACTTACTTGATGGAGAAATGTTAGAGAATATTGATTTCGAAAAAATAATACAACAAAATGACGCTTCGTGGAAAAAATACAAAAAAGAAAGAGAGAGTTATCTATACGCAGATCTGCAAGGAGCGAAATGGCATCATCCTAAATCAATAACCGATCTAGACTATATGTGGAATGAAACAAATCAAAAATGGCACACGAATCGTGCTTTTTACAAACTAGTTGAACAAAATGGATTGAATGACGATTTTAATATCGTTTCTTTGATTGTTGTACCACCAAATCCTAAAAACGAAAATGATGTTTCAGTCTTTATCGGAACAGGAAAAGCACTCCCATGA
- the sufU gene encoding Fe-S cluster assembly sulfur transfer protein SufU: MSSADIYREIILDYYRNPRNYGKIQDPDIAQRDSNPLCGDELEMHLNIKDDKVADVKFTGKGCAISQASASMLTELILGKDFEYVKKLTKEDILDNLGLHDLGPARIKCALLSLKVLKSGLYSYLVDKLHDTASADKIKEESSGLY, encoded by the coding sequence ATGAGCAGTGCTGATATTTACAGAGAAATTATTCTTGATTATTATCGGAATCCAAGGAACTATGGAAAAATACAGGATCCTGACATTGCACAAAGAGACAGCAATCCTCTCTGCGGTGACGAGCTTGAGATGCATCTTAACATAAAGGATGATAAAGTTGCAGACGTAAAATTTACAGGGAAAGGCTGTGCCATAAGCCAAGCAAGTGCGTCCATGTTGACAGAACTCATACTGGGCAAGGATTTTGAATATGTAAAAAAACTCACAAAAGAGGACATACTTGATAACCTTGGTCTTCATGATCTTGGACCTGCCAGAATCAAATGTGCCTTGTTATCATTGAAGGTTTTAAAATCTGGTCTGTATTCTTATCTTGTTGACAAGCTACATGATACTGCATCTGCAGACAAGATAAAAGAAGAATCTTCAGGTCTTTACTAA
- a CDS encoding coiled-coil domain-containing protein — protein MASLEALSKSYGMKKAAVSKLRKQVENKLKEAVSKKRRASSGLVALEKQKENLTRAKVHVSQILNQHLSQKASIERLKIAAEERLLHEQDAKDQVTQQSEYGSSEDKNSVIERLKYIDEKIAELHSELKERESGYSRLEKAIESGEKEQSKLEGQLKKQGHTKPILIEQLKASTKAESILRPKFESLLKLEAQASNALVTVQKKLAEIAAQRRKKMATLAAMKRKRMAALAARRRKNNARKLALKKTRKAKTRKAKRKHAKSAKHKTRSEKVSRKKVMKTVKRTATSTNKKAAIKKKLRRK, from the coding sequence ATGGCATCGCTTGAGGCTTTATCAAAATCATACGGTATGAAAAAGGCGGCAGTATCAAAATTGCGAAAACAGGTTGAAAATAAACTAAAAGAGGCTGTTTCTAAAAAGCGAAGAGCATCATCAGGTCTTGTTGCCTTGGAGAAACAAAAGGAAAATTTGACAAGGGCCAAAGTCCATGTATCTCAGATTCTAAACCAACATCTTTCTCAAAAGGCAAGCATTGAGAGGCTCAAAATTGCGGCAGAAGAGAGATTGCTGCATGAACAGGATGCAAAAGACCAGGTAACCCAACAAAGTGAGTATGGGTCCTCTGAAGACAAGAACTCTGTAATTGAAAGGCTCAAGTATATTGATGAAAAAATAGCTGAATTACATTCCGAATTAAAAGAAAGAGAATCTGGTTATTCTAGACTGGAAAAAGCGATAGAGTCAGGTGAAAAAGAACAATCCAAGCTCGAAGGCCAGCTAAAAAAACAAGGTCACACCAAACCTATCTTGATTGAACAGCTAAAGGCTTCCACAAAAGCAGAATCTATCTTGAGACCAAAGTTTGAGTCTCTTTTGAAACTTGAAGCCCAGGCAAGTAATGCCTTGGTAACGGTGCAAAAGAAATTGGCAGAGATTGCAGCACAGAGAAGAAAGAAGATGGCAACACTTGCAGCCATGAAAAGAAAAAGAATGGCAGCACTTGCAGCTCGGAGGAGAAAGAACAATGCAAGAAAATTGGCCCTGAAAAAAACCAGAAAAGCAAAGACAAGAAAGGCAAAAAGAAAACACGCTAAATCTGCAAAACACAAGACCCGTTCGGAAAAAGTATCAAGAAAAAAGGTAATGAAAACCGTTAAAAGAACAGCGACTAGTACCAACAAAAAAGCGGCGATAAAGAAGAAACTCAGACGCAAATAG
- a CDS encoding YwbE family protein, translated as MENIPTRDKIRIGISVSIVQKQDQHTGKLTDGIVKRILTSSSSHPHGIKVELQSGKIGRVQKIA; from the coding sequence TTGGAAAACATACCTACAAGAGATAAAATTAGGATAGGAATATCAGTATCAATAGTGCAAAAACAGGATCAACATACAGGCAAACTAACCGATGGCATAGTAAAAAGAATCCTTACTTCGAGCAGCTCTCACCCTCATGGAATTAAAGTAGAGTTACAAAGCGGCAAGATAGGCAGAGTACAGAAAATAGCATGA
- a CDS encoding ribbon-helix-helix protein, CopG family, producing MKKITVAITEELERELEKERKDRRFESVPEVVRVILSDYFRKNS from the coding sequence ATGAAAAAGATCACGGTAGCAATTACTGAAGAACTTGAGAGAGAACTTGAGAAGGAACGAAAAGATAGACGATTTGAATCAGTACCAGAAGTTGTTAGAGTAATTCTTAGTGATTATTTTAGAAAAAACTCCTAG
- a CDS encoding single stranded DNA-binding domain-containing protein, with product MPSIDQLSRPQNKLEPVEGIIESISDPRTVNLKTGGQAQVADAMLKDETGQIKLSLWDAQIKMVKQGSKVRIENGYISTFRGENALNVGKFGKLVVLEF from the coding sequence ATGCCAAGCATAGATCAACTGAGTAGACCACAAAACAAGCTAGAGCCAGTTGAAGGAATCATCGAGAGCATCAGCGATCCAAGAACTGTCAACCTCAAAACGGGCGGACAAGCTCAAGTTGCAGATGCAATGTTAAAAGATGAAACCGGACAGATCAAGCTTAGCCTATGGGATGCACAGATAAAAATGGTAAAACAAGGTTCAAAGGTAAGAATCGAAAATGGATATATTTCTACATTTAGAGGCGAAAATGCACTCAATGTTGGAAAGTTTGGAAAACTAGTAGTGTTAGAATTTTAG
- a CDS encoding Rieske (2Fe-2S) protein — MSKWVNVCKTSQLKKGEMLDFDHGDKKILLANLDGKIYASDRICTHADADLSTGILTEEGVTCPLHLSTFNLKTGVPENLPAEIPLKIYNVKIEQNEIYIEVN, encoded by the coding sequence TTGTCCAAATGGGTTAATGTTTGTAAAACAAGTCAATTAAAGAAAGGTGAGATGCTTGATTTTGATCATGGGGATAAAAAAATTTTACTTGCAAATCTTGATGGCAAAATCTATGCATCCGATAGAATTTGTACTCATGCTGATGCAGACCTCTCTACTGGAATATTGACAGAAGAAGGGGTTACCTGTCCACTTCATCTCTCTACATTTAATCTAAAGACGGGTGTGCCAGAAAACCTTCCAGCTGAGATACCGCTGAAAATCTACAATGTTAAAATAGAACAAAACGAGATCTACATTGAGGTAAACTAA
- a CDS encoding phosphoglycerate kinase has protein sequence MRILTINDFDTKGKTVFLRVDMNCPIDPVTMEIIETSRIRESTESLKDLEGAKVVIGSHQGRVGNKDYTGMEKHAKVLEQILGRKIKYIEDVIGSEAQREIKNMKDGDIILLDNLRLCAEENYEFSSSDASKTIMVQRLSKLFDICVLDSFPSSHRSHPSIIGFAHVLPSCAGKLVEREVRKLDEIMTVAKGPHVVVLGGSKVVDRLEAIKELIQNGRADQVLLTGVIANVFLRAQGRIKFPLGIKREEEVVSKAHALIGEYPDVFSVPVDIAVERNGKREEMDVREISKGEQIFDLGPKSVDYYLKSIQSAGTVFMSGPAGFFENENFKFGTESLLRGVANSFATTIVSGGHLTAALKRYGLAEKINHISTAGGALVLYLTGVKLPMIQALEEAATRYRSK, from the coding sequence TTGAGAATCTTAACAATTAACGACTTTGACACAAAGGGTAAGACTGTATTTCTCAGAGTAGACATGAACTGCCCCATAGATCCTGTCACAATGGAGATAATTGAGACAAGCAGGATTCGGGAATCAACCGAGTCTCTCAAAGACCTAGAGGGTGCCAAAGTAGTGATCGGTTCGCACCAAGGAAGAGTCGGCAACAAAGACTACACAGGAATGGAAAAACATGCAAAGGTGTTAGAGCAGATATTGGGCCGCAAGATAAAATACATTGAAGATGTAATTGGTTCAGAAGCACAAAGAGAAATCAAAAATATGAAAGATGGCGATATCATATTACTTGATAACTTGCGATTATGTGCAGAAGAAAATTATGAATTCTCATCTTCTGACGCATCAAAAACAATAATGGTACAAAGACTTTCAAAATTATTTGATATTTGTGTACTGGATTCTTTTCCAAGCTCCCACAGATCACATCCATCAATAATTGGTTTTGCACATGTTCTTCCATCATGTGCGGGAAAGTTGGTAGAACGAGAGGTCAGAAAGCTAGATGAAATAATGACTGTTGCCAAGGGACCACATGTGGTTGTGCTTGGAGGCTCGAAGGTGGTTGACAGGCTTGAGGCAATAAAGGAGCTAATTCAGAACGGCAGAGCAGACCAAGTTCTTCTTACAGGAGTTATTGCAAATGTCTTTTTGAGAGCTCAGGGAAGGATAAAGTTCCCTTTGGGAATAAAGAGAGAGGAAGAGGTAGTCTCAAAGGCACATGCTCTAATTGGTGAATACCCAGATGTATTTTCAGTTCCAGTAGACATTGCAGTTGAGAGAAATGGAAAAAGAGAAGAAATGGATGTACGTGAAATTTCAAAAGGTGAGCAGATATTTGATTTGGGACCAAAATCAGTCGACTATTACCTAAAATCTATCCAGAGTGCAGGAACTGTATTCATGAGTGGACCGGCAGGATTTTTTGAAAATGAGAATTTCAAATTTGGAACAGAGTCACTCCTCAGGGGAGTAGCAAATTCATTTGCCACTACAATTGTAAGCGGCGGACATCTTACTGCAGCATTAAAAAGATACGGTCTTGCCGAAAAGATAAACCACATAAGCACCGCAGGAGGTGCATTGGTACTATACCTCACAGGTGTAAAGCTACCAATGATTCAAGCATTAGAAGAAGCTGCCACAAGATATCGTTCTAAATGA
- a CDS encoding HECT domain-containing protein: MSISNIALPLQIRKIIFEKFNDTNVRFTNDEILELLKNNGLDSSVTIDDVEQYFNQLRDAGLIRQIAQNFTTNWYKLFDVVEKIKCNSCNQEIYLGKLEPRVCTNSECKAAI, from the coding sequence TTGTCCATCTCAAATATTGCATTACCACTTCAGATTAGAAAAATAATCTTTGAAAAATTTAATGATACAAATGTTAGATTCACAAATGACGAAATCCTCGAACTGCTAAAAAATAACGGCCTTGACAGCTCTGTTACAATTGATGATGTTGAGCAATATTTTAACCAGTTGCGTGATGCTGGATTGATAAGGCAGATTGCCCAGAACTTTACCACTAATTGGTACAAACTCTTTGATGTTGTAGAAAAAATCAAATGTAATTCATGCAACCAGGAAATTTATCTGGGGAAACTAGAACCGCGAGTATGTACAAATTCTGAATGCAAGGCAGCCATTTAG
- a CDS encoding phosphatase PAP2 family protein — protein sequence MLAFLILLYLSVAKIVIVQDTGFETTLSKLVGNPVVDLTMDVFTELGWVLYPIFISIILFIIKRTRRLGLVLLLSLLIGTMVAAYMRCYTGYEKPALDFIGAHLAIKSGADVSVPCTIDGTFPAGDTVRTTIFAFIIGYALSKRFPRGCYLLWVYPTVVSISRLYLLQEYPSTVVAGVIFGILIANIISKKLKIELIFDKSKS from the coding sequence TTGCTGGCTTTTCTGATTCTGCTTTATCTATCTGTTGCAAAAATAGTGATTGTACAAGATACAGGATTTGAAACAACGCTTTCAAAACTTGTGGGAAATCCTGTAGTAGATCTTACGATGGATGTATTTACAGAACTTGGGTGGGTGCTGTATCCAATATTTATCAGTATTATACTGTTTATTATAAAAAGAACAAGACGTCTTGGACTTGTACTTCTTCTCTCGTTATTGATAGGTACTATGGTTGCAGCCTATATGCGATGCTATACAGGATATGAAAAGCCCGCACTTGATTTCATCGGTGCACATCTGGCAATCAAATCTGGTGCAGATGTGAGTGTACCATGTACTATTGATGGCACTTTTCCTGCAGGCGATACCGTGAGAACCACCATATTTGCATTTATCATAGGATATGCATTATCCAAAAGATTTCCGCGGGGATGTTATCTTTTATGGGTGTATCCTACAGTAGTCTCAATAAGCAGATTGTATCTATTACAAGAATATCCATCAACTGTAGTTGCTGGGGTGATATTTGGCATATTGATTGCGAATATAATCTCCAAAAAATTAAAGATAGAACTTATCTTTGACAAGTCAAAATCCTAG
- a CDS encoding response regulator, whose protein sequence is MPSTTEKTKILIVDDEHDIANSLKKGLESRGYAIDVFIDPQEALENYKVGKYDLCIFDIRMPNMNGFQLYVEIKKLDRNVKICFCTAHESEYHEEFHKAFPELDEKYFISKPATLTQLVTRIEKELENGSSGQHY, encoded by the coding sequence ATGCCCTCAACAACAGAGAAGACAAAAATTCTCATCGTTGATGATGAACACGACATAGCTAATTCGCTCAAAAAAGGATTAGAATCCAGGGGATATGCCATTGATGTATTTATTGATCCTCAAGAAGCATTAGAGAATTACAAAGTAGGTAAATATGATCTTTGTATTTTTGATATTCGAATGCCAAATATGAATGGTTTTCAGCTGTATGTTGAGATAAAAAAGTTAGATCGTAATGTAAAGATCTGTTTCTGTACTGCACATGAGTCAGAATATCATGAAGAATTTCATAAAGCATTTCCTGAATTAGATGAAAAATATTTTATTTCAAAACCAGCTACGTTGACCCAATTGGTTACCCGTATCGAAAAAGAATTAGAAAACGGGTCTTCAGGACAACATTACTGA
- a CDS encoding DUF1802 family protein, producing MMKALKEWATVITALENGDQTVLLRKGGILETASGFKVEDKKFALFPTYEHQDNSSLKSQFYRYLADVREQKPKDGVNKITSYAEVLAEHDVSSMKKIEELSRFHIWSDSYIVERMNWMPQKPMTAMFLKVYQIPSIEIPVLPEYHGCKSWIELNANTGDGSAVLNETDLQQQLSEFRSIVN from the coding sequence ATGATGAAGGCTCTAAAAGAGTGGGCTACCGTAATAACTGCGCTTGAAAATGGAGACCAAACAGTTCTGCTTCGAAAGGGAGGAATACTTGAGACTGCATCAGGCTTTAAGGTAGAGGATAAAAAATTTGCACTCTTTCCAACATATGAACACCAAGACAACTCTTCTTTAAAATCACAGTTTTACAGATATCTTGCTGATGTGAGAGAACAAAAACCCAAAGATGGTGTAAACAAAATTACATCTTATGCTGAAGTACTTGCAGAGCATGATGTTTCTTCCATGAAAAAAATTGAAGAATTGTCAAGATTTCATATCTGGAGCGATTCCTATATTGTAGAGCGGATGAACTGGATGCCACAAAAACCCATGACTGCAATGTTTCTCAAGGTGTACCAGATTCCTTCTATTGAGATTCCGGTTCTTCCTGAATATCACGGTTGCAAATCTTGGATAGAATTAAATGCTAATACTGGAGATGGATCAGCTGTTTTAAATGAGACAGATCTTCAGCAACAATTATCAGAGTTTAGGAGTATTGTGAATTGA
- a CDS encoding DDE-type integrase/transposase/recombinase, which yields MVINRKQGNMRQMKALTIVGHNDQIKRINAVTYKVKSQSSDNWYDTIHEYKQGWTCSCPDYVFRLSKYNKDQKYDDVEKRLQCKHIQAVLISKELRNKIVANTDVKQLEADSELICKCGSINVIKIGIRHNKSGDIQRFKCKECNRKWSDNLGFAYNKINSKIITVALDLYFKGISLRKVTEHIKLFHGIEVSHRSILNWVQKFGEVVSPFVDSLVPKEMSGVYHVDEMMVHVRKEHHEKGHYQWLWNMMDNTTRFWITSKVSQRREVADARAVFQDAKSKTPMPIAIVHDGNQSYNEAYWKEYYIMEGKRVKNIRSVSVRHNGLNQKVERLNGVFRDREVVMRGMDHKESAQKLIDAYRIHYNFIREHGSIGKTPAEQAGIKLDLGENKIENLIKLASKSHS from the coding sequence ATGGTCATCAATAGAAAACAAGGCAACATGAGACAAATGAAAGCACTAACGATAGTTGGTCACAATGATCAAATCAAGAGAATCAATGCAGTAACTTACAAGGTAAAATCACAGTCATCTGATAATTGGTATGACACAATTCATGAATACAAACAGGGTTGGACTTGTTCTTGTCCTGATTATGTTTTCAGACTTTCAAAGTACAATAAAGACCAGAAATATGACGATGTGGAAAAAAGACTACAATGTAAGCACATTCAAGCAGTTTTAATTTCAAAAGAGTTACGAAATAAAATCGTTGCAAACACTGATGTAAAACAACTTGAAGCAGATAGCGAACTAATCTGTAAATGTGGATCGATAAATGTAATCAAGATAGGAATCAGACATAACAAATCCGGAGATATTCAGAGATTCAAGTGCAAGGAATGTAACCGCAAGTGGTCTGATAATCTGGGCTTTGCCTACAACAAGATAAATTCAAAGATAATTACAGTGGCATTAGATCTGTACTTCAAGGGAATTTCACTAAGGAAAGTAACAGAACATATCAAACTATTTCATGGAATTGAGGTTAGCCACAGATCTATTCTAAACTGGGTTCAAAAATTTGGTGAAGTTGTATCACCCTTTGTAGATTCTCTAGTTCCAAAAGAAATGTCAGGTGTATATCATGTTGATGAAATGATGGTTCATGTAAGAAAAGAACACCACGAAAAAGGACATTATCAATGGTTATGGAATATGATGGACAATACCACTAGATTTTGGATTACTTCAAAAGTATCTCAAAGGCGTGAGGTTGCAGATGCAAGAGCAGTATTCCAAGATGCAAAATCTAAGACGCCGATGCCAATAGCCATAGTTCATGACGGAAATCAATCTTACAATGAGGCATATTGGAAAGAATACTATATTATGGAAGGCAAGAGAGTCAAGAACATCAGGTCTGTTAGTGTGAGACATAACGGATTAAACCAAAAAGTAGAACGATTGAACGGAGTTTTCAGGGATAGAGAAGTGGTAATGAGAGGCATGGATCACAAAGAATCTGCACAGAAATTAATAGATGCTTATCGAATTCATTACAACTTCATTAGAGAGCATGGATCAATTGGAAAGACACCCGCAGAACAAGCAGGGATCAAATTGGATTTGGGAGAAAATAAAATTGAAAATCTCATAAAATTAGCATCGAAAAGTCATTCATAG
- a CDS encoding proteasome assembly chaperone family protein, translating to MSLPQHIVVEFTEIPTLKNPSLICGFPGSGYVGKLAIDHMIEELKAIPFANILSSSFPPQVLIQPDGTTDLMKNTFYFYKGSSNDLVLLSGDAQPVTPESEYEMAEEIIKICDKLGIKTIYTLAAYITGVFSKSPKVYGTSTIPQIVNDFQNYGISTMNGGSITGMNGLILGVGKRKEITGICLLGETSGYVVDAKASKIVLEMLLRMLNLKLDLTGIAKKAQDTEQLVKTIEEQMGQRTGGNSLSMPQHDKKLGYIS from the coding sequence TTGTCACTACCACAACATATTGTTGTAGAATTTACCGAAATACCCACTCTTAAAAATCCATCACTTATTTGTGGATTTCCAGGAAGTGGATATGTTGGTAAGCTTGCGATTGATCACATGATCGAAGAATTAAAAGCAATCCCATTTGCAAACATACTGTCATCATCATTTCCTCCGCAGGTGTTAATTCAGCCTGATGGAACAACCGATCTTATGAAAAATACTTTTTACTTTTACAAGGGAAGTTCAAATGATCTTGTTCTATTAAGTGGAGATGCACAACCTGTAACTCCTGAAAGCGAGTATGAGATGGCTGAAGAAATTATAAAAATCTGTGATAAACTTGGGATAAAAACTATCTACACGCTTGCTGCATACATCACAGGAGTTTTTTCTAAATCTCCCAAAGTTTATGGTACTAGCACCATCCCACAAATTGTCAATGACTTTCAAAACTATGGCATATCAACTATGAATGGCGGAAGCATAACTGGAATGAATGGTCTTATTCTTGGTGTGGGAAAAAGAAAAGAAATCACTGGAATTTGTTTACTTGGAGAAACATCCGGATATGTTGTAGATGCCAAGGCGTCAAAAATTGTGCTTGAAATGCTGTTAAGGATGTTGAATCTTAAACTTGATTTGACCGGTATTGCAAAAAAAGCACAGGATACAGAACAACTGGTGAAAACAATTGAGGAACAAATGGGGCAAAGAACCGGAGGGAATTCACTATCAATGCCACAACATGACAAAAAACTAGGGTACATAAGCTAG
- a CDS encoding chlorite dismutase family protein: MSEQPRQFFNFSFFKVDPKWRWMADLAKEESAKEVEIVLKNSQIKYRTYSTLGLRDDAEFLLWFVSDSIEKIQDIISKLYLTVFGKYIVPTHVYLSNTRPSMYADSKTQRGWLGGEDQKKYAIVYPFIKTREWYLLPLEKRKEMMGEHIQVGHKYPEVLLNTSYSFGIHDEDFMLAFETDTLHKFQDLIMDLRETQVSGYIAVDTPMIVCVKKDIVSLIRSLG, translated from the coding sequence ATGAGCGAACAACCAAGGCAATTTTTCAATTTCTCATTTTTTAAGGTAGATCCAAAATGGAGATGGATGGCAGATCTTGCAAAAGAAGAATCTGCAAAAGAAGTAGAAATTGTCCTTAAGAACTCACAAATAAAGTACAGGACATATTCTACCTTGGGTCTTAGAGATGATGCAGAGTTTTTGTTATGGTTTGTATCTGATTCTATTGAAAAAATCCAGGATATAATATCTAAACTATACCTTACAGTCTTTGGAAAATATATTGTACCAACTCATGTCTATCTGTCCAACACAAGACCATCAATGTATGCTGATAGCAAAACACAACGTGGTTGGCTTGGGGGAGAGGATCAAAAAAAATATGCCATCGTATATCCCTTTATCAAAACACGAGAATGGTATCTACTGCCGCTTGAAAAGAGAAAAGAGATGATGGGGGAGCACATACAGGTTGGACACAAATATCCTGAAGTTTTACTCAATACGTCATATTCATTTGGAATACATGATGAAGACTTTATGCTTGCATTTGAAACCGATACTCTGCACAAGTTTCAGGATCTGATCATGGACTTGAGAGAAACTCAAGTCAGTGGATACATTGCAGTAGATACACCAATGATTGTATGCGTCAAAAAAGATATTGTCTCTTTGATTAGGAGTCTTGGATGA
- a CDS encoding aminotransferase class V-fold PLP-dependent enzyme gives MQTSFINIENIRNDFPILKRMVHKNKPLVYFDNAATTQKPIQVIEAISNYYLNYNSNIHRAVHELAEEATLAYEATRDKIAKFINVKNREEIVFVRGTTEAINLVAYAWGRQNINKDDIIVTTEYEHHSNIVPWQLLAKEKGAKLEYIGVDDNGDLILDHLDTYLKTGKVKIVTFSQMSNVLGTITDSEEIVKRCKAYGTRVLIDGAQSVPHLKVDLQKLDCDFFAFSAHKMLGPTGVGVLWAKKELLQEMVPFNGGGDMIREVHKYETTWNDLPYKFEAGTPNIADVIGFAAALDYLNKIGMDKVREHEMELTKYALDKLSQIKGIILYGPKDVAKRGGVISFNLGDIHPHDLATIIDEDGIAIRSGHHCAQVLMERLDVSATSRASFYIYNTKEEVDVFIRSLNRAKELFKL, from the coding sequence TTGCAAACAAGTTTCATAAATATTGAAAACATTCGAAATGACTTTCCGATTCTGAAACGTATGGTACACAAAAACAAGCCGCTTGTATATTTTGATAATGCAGCCACTACGCAAAAACCAATTCAAGTGATTGAGGCCATTAGTAACTATTATCTGAATTATAATTCTAATATTCACAGAGCTGTTCATGAGCTTGCTGAAGAAGCTACACTTGCATATGAGGCAACAAGAGACAAGATAGCTAAATTCATCAATGTAAAAAATCGTGAAGAGATTGTTTTTGTAAGGGGAACTACCGAAGCAATCAATCTTGTTGCTTATGCATGGGGGCGACAAAACATCAACAAAGATGACATCATAGTAACCACCGAATATGAACATCACAGCAACATAGTCCCATGGCAACTTTTAGCAAAAGAGAAAGGGGCAAAACTAGAATATATTGGAGTAGATGACAACGGGGATCTAATCCTTGATCATTTAGATACATATCTCAAGACAGGGAAGGTAAAAATTGTAACATTTAGCCAAATGTCTAATGTTCTTGGTACAATCACTGACTCTGAAGAAATTGTCAAGAGGTGTAAAGCATATGGTACACGAGTGCTTATAGATGGTGCACAATCGGTTCCACATCTTAAAGTAGACCTGCAAAAACTTGACTGCGACTTTTTTGCCTTTTCGGCACACAAGATGCTTGGCCCCACTGGAGTTGGGGTTCTTTGGGCAAAAAAGGAATTGCTCCAAGAAATGGTTCCGTTCAATGGCGGAGGAGACATGATACGAGAGGTACACAAATACGAGACTACATGGAATGATCTACCATACAAGTTTGAGGCTGGCACTCCAAACATTGCAGATGTAATAGGATTTGCAGCAGCACTAGATTATCTTAATAAAATAGGCATGGACAAGGTGCGAGAACATGAAATGGAACTGACAAAATATGCACTGGACAAACTATCACAAATAAAGGGAATCATACTATATGGTCCAAAAGATGTGGCAAAAAGGGGCGGTGTGATATCATTCAATCTCGGAGATATTCATCCACATGATCTTGCCACTATAATTGATGAAGATGGAATTGCTATTCGTTCTGGTCATCACTGCGCACAAGTACTGATGGAAAGATTGGATGTATCTGCAACATCCCGCGCAAGCTTTTATATCTATAATACAAAAGAAGAAGTAGATGTTTTTATCAGGTCACTTAACAGGGCAAAGGAGTTGTTCAAGCTATGA